The window TGCACTGCCTTCAATAGGAATTAAGCTAGACCCGTTCACAGCATCTGTTTTTGCAATGGGTCTAAACTCAGCTGTTTACCAATCAGAGTATTGGCGAACAGCAATAGGGTCTATACCAAAAACACAATGGGAAGCTGCTTATTCTCTTGGGCTAAGCACCTTCGGCGTTCTAGCAAATGTTGTTCTTCCCCAAGCTCTTAGAATAGCCATACCACTTCTATCAAATGAGTTGATATATTTACTTAAATTTAGCTCAATAGCATACTTCGTTGCCCTACCTGAACTCGTTTACACAGGTAAGTGGATAGCCTCAAAAACATTTGCCTACATAGAGATATACACAATTATAGCAATATTCTACATAGTCATAACAATGATTCTAAGCGAAATTCTGGTAAGACTTGAGAAGAAGCTTTCAATACCAGGTATAACAATAAAAAGAATATAGACATTGAATTCCTTTGCCATACAAACACTTATAAGATTTTTCTCAGCAAATATACTTGCTGAAGCCCGGTGACGAACCGAGAAACAAAGTGGGGTTGCACTCGGTTGGATGATCCTGGGCGGGCCCCCTGGTCACTGCACATCTTCTCTACTCAAACATTTGCTAAGCCAGGAAAATGCATCTTCCTGCATCTCAACATCGAATATGTGTGGTTTTTCGTAGAATACTCCGTGGTAGTTGTGCTCAGCACCAAGGCTTTTGTATATTGATAAAATTTTGTTATGCGCCTTTAACTGTCCCTCATAGGGGAATATAGCATCTTGCTTGCAGTACTGAATCATTAGAGGCTTTGGTGCATGAAGAAGTGCTAAATCTGGAAAGTCAAAGTATTTCAGCATGCTTGGTACGTAGAGAGTCCATGCATGTTCAATACCTCTTTTGATAATCTCGTCTATTGTGCTCATAGCTACTGCAACAACACTACACTTCACATTATTGCCTAGAGCTGCTAAAAGCAAACTTCTCAAACCACCTAGCGATGCTCCACAAGACCCTATTCTATTTGGATCCACCTCATCTCTGCTAAGCAAATACTTTAGCGAAACAAGATCCTCATACACAATCAAGCC of the Ignisphaera cupida genome contains:
- a CDS encoding amino acid ABC transporter permease: MSEVVNVFASYAPELLNALILTLEVTFLSFAIGLAGGVAIAISRASTPKPIKILITAFVELVRGTPMVVQLFFIYYALPSIGIKLDPFTASVFAMGLNSAVYQSEYWRTAIGSIPKTQWEAAYSLGLSTFGVLANVVLPQALRIAIPLLSNELIYLLKFSSIAYFVALPELVYTGKWIASKTFAYIEIYTIIAIFYIVITMILSEILVRLEKKLSIPGITIKRI